TCTTTTGGATGGAATGTACAATTATGGATTCTGAACTGAGAAAATAGGATAAAATTGTACATTTTCCCCATGTGATACTGAAATTATTTCTGTGCTGGACTAACAACTCCACTGAGACCCTGATGGCCGAATGCACAGATCAGCTTCACCCAGGCATAAGAGTTAGTAGGAAAAGAGATGACTTCCAGACACTGAAGCTCCTGTAAGTGTCGAGCTACTGAGGAGTGATTTGAGTGCCTGATCTGTATGAAGTAATGCTTTAATTTGCAGTTGAAtgacaaaaataatgaggaggacttgtggcaccttagagactaacagatttatttgagcataagctttcgtgggctaaagcccacttcatcagatgcatcccaTGAGTAACTGAAGAGAGACTTTGCAGTGTAACAACTCATTATGCCTCTTCCGtgtcatttccccccacccccctccgtgATTGTTGCTTAGCACTGAGctgcagatacacacacacacaggttatgTGCTTGTAGTTTCCGATAAAGCTGGTGATTATGAAGCATACTCGTACACTAGTCTCAGTAATTCCAAGACACATTGCTGCCATTGatcttttatattttataatgaCATCTGTTGAGCTGTGGTCACAAAATTACATATCACTTGATTCCAAGAGTTACTTTTTTTATTGTACATGCCAGAGGAAAAGATCATTTTTTTACGGTGGCTGTTGCAAGGAGAAGATAATCTAATGAAGTAATTAGAACAGGttaagataaaataaaatcctgGATCTGAACTGTGACCCTCTGGTTCCATGCGTATAACAGGGTACACTCATCGCTGTGGCACCTCCTTATGGCTATGTCTGGGGAATAACTCCGCCCAGTCTGACACCTGTCTTTCATTCACGCTACAACCGCTCTGATGCGCCAGAAGTTGCAGTGCTCCCTCTTCATGGCCTTGCCTGGCCTCCAGCCAGGTTACTAGATTTTCCCTGCCGGGTAATCAAAGTTTTGCCCGATGACCTATCTCAGGTAATCTTCCAATGCATTGCCCagactgtgccacttccccagtggctggtagaggaacctgggcctgcccactactccaggttccagctcagggaccctcaaATCAGTAGCCCAGTGCTGCACTGTCCCAAACCTTGCTGCCTTTTTTCTCTAAGCCTTTTCCTAttctgaagggttcatgtttagtccatccacctggaaacagtcagggcacaccctgaccgttgtgtaggagcaacacattgctccatccaaggacgaggaccagatatgaaccctgggaagttaattaaaggacagtaatcgtgggaagcgtccttggcctggcctcaaggcctgagaattaggattgtagtagatagaggctggaaaataagaatattaatcaaagtcatgtattcctttgttgtgtctttttgcggtggaagtaggtaatgcgcaggggggagaaatataataaaagggaaggtggaaagctgacaggcagcagcccttttcagctaaccagcttgcttgcttggataaacctgtgttctgtctcatcattgaaccgccacaactggcgcccaaacgtggggccctcagcactcacctcgcccggcaagggtttcagacgcgtcactcatccgcttcgcagatcccggtgagtatttttcattgtggtaagtatgggaagctccctctctgctttgcaagtgcaacaccgcaatgagctacagtatctgctgcgtaaggctcagcatgactgccccgctcgagaactcactctcctgctacaggaggtgagtgcccagtgcccgtggtaccctgaagccggaacccttaagctagcggactgggagcggttgggccagacattgcatgaagagcctcgggcgcccgtgcaggctttacatgcctggcacctctgccgcgatgcgatacagcgtgttgcctcggacaggccctccctcgcgaggctggtgatctcaccacgcccgtcggctcctgcagccaccccccctcctaccgatgcaacacagtgtgtcgcttcggaagaaccctctcccgcaccaacagaggggctgccgatttcgccaccgccgtcggctcctgcagccatccctctccctgcttcgcccccagtgcctttattaccaccgcctcccttaccttccccgccagagccggtctgtgattaccatccccccctgaaaccccatgcttcggggccccccagggggtcgtctgcatctgctcagaggctttcgctggtgcaacaaatggtgcacgcagcgaaggctcgctcagatcttacagcagaggagctggctgagctggtctcggtttgtccggtgacctggcagaacgatggccagggcaacccggttggaacctgggtcagtttgccttactcggtgattagagaggtaaagaaagcaattcgcgagttcggtctgactagcacgtttgtgcgtggtctcattgaagggctaggtagtggatactccctgatccctgaagattggaaggcgctgttgcgcatgatgctgtcacccagtcaatatgttatttggattagtgagtatcggcaggaggcggaacgccaggcccagattcatagagcggaaggtattatttttgagcacttggcaggggagggaccttttgctaccgttgagatgcaaactcaactccctcaggccctcttcccccttatttccacctgcgcccagcatgctttccggaaggtcccggattcaggcaagcctactaaaagctttgttagtatccgtcagggtgcatcagagtcctttctggattttaccaacagattgcaggaggctatcctccgacaggtggataacgctgcggcagctcaggaaatcctgttaaaaatggcagttgaaaatgcaaatgaggattgccgccgcgctctccagacggcgcaagcctctggcattttagagctctcagacatgctacgggcgtgccaaaacatcggcacacaagcccataaagctggagttctggctgccgccctaaaaagaaccggaaaagaggggaagcgttgttaccgctgtggcaaggagggtcacttccagcgggagtgccgctcatcaaaggcacccgcccgaccctcaaaaaagtgccccaagtgtcaaaagggctatcactgggctaatcagtgtcgtagcgggccgggaaaccgcgcggcgggtcccccccgaacccagggccaaacgggggtgtttcccactcagacaaccgttcctctgccttaaaatccatagactctatgagggcggcgactgctggaagtgcagggcttgatttaatcatgcaggaggacactgattttcggctgccaggggaggtctgcgccatacctacccaggtgacgggacctctccctgccggctttgtgggtctcgttctccctcgctctcatgctgggaaacagggcttttttgtcatccccggggtcattgatgccgattacaccggcattattaaggttcaggtgtggactcatcttccacagtcgctcccgcgtggacgatcaattgcacaattgattttagtcccctatcaggtgccagctgccgaggatcgaactcggggcggaggcggctttggatcaacgttgtctcactcgccgtctcacagcacgtcctctccacttgttgctctgacaatgtcagtccgcccctcgaaacctcagttaacacttctcttaaatgatgttcctttcacagggctggtggacactggagctgacgttacggtgattcgtgatccagagtggccggttagttggcctacggttccttctaaagagttgtgggggattgggggtagtaaacccgggcgacagagtttgtcttgggtcacagtctctacaccgggaggccgtacccttgctactatccgcccttttgtgctccctgtccacctcaatatttggggccgtgatttacttacaaagctggacaccaccctcgatattaatatctgatggctcaaaatcctccctcacccacattgccctccgcattgcccttggtatggcaatccttagagcccgtctggattgaccagtggcccctccctctagaaaagctaaaagcgcttcaatcgcttgtgcagcagcatttgctggcacagcgcttggaaagctctactagtccctggaacaccccggtgttcgttattaagaaaaaatccggtgcatggcggctgttgcatgacttaagggaaataaataaatgcatccaacctatgggccccttgcaatatggattaccaaatccaaatttaattcctcaaaccgatcagctctgtgtgttagatttaaaagattgttttttcaccatccccctttgcccacaagatcgcgaaaaattcgcgttcacggtgccacaatataataatcagcaaccctctcaaaggtatcagtg
The Natator depressus isolate rNatDep1 chromosome 2, rNatDep2.hap1, whole genome shotgun sequence DNA segment above includes these coding regions:
- the LOC141982821 gene encoding endogenous retrovirus group K member 8 Gag polyprotein-like gives rise to the protein MGSSLSALQVQHRNELQYLLRKAQHDCPARELTLLLQEVSAQCPWYPEAGTLKLADWERLGQTLHEEPRAPVQALHAWHLCRDAIQRVASDRPSLARLVISPRPSAPAATPPPTDATQCVASEEPSPAPTEGLPISPPPSAPAAIPLPASPPVPLLPPPPLPSPPEPVCDYHPPLKPHASGPPRGSSASAQRLSLVQQMVHAAKARSDLTAEELAELVSVCPVTWQNDGQGNPVGTWVSLPYSVIREVKKAIREFGLTSTFVRGLIEGLGSGYSLIPEDWKALLRMMLSPSQYVIWISEYRQEAERQAQIHRAEGIIFEHLAGEGPFATVEMQTQLPQALFPLISTCAQHAFRKVPDSGKPTKSFVSIRQGASESFLDFTNRLQEAILRQVDNAAAAQEILLKMAVENANEDCRRALQTAQASGILELSDMLRACQNIGTQAHKAGVLAAALKRTGKEGKRCYRCGKEGHFQRECRSSKAPARPSKKCPKCQKGYHWANQCRSGPGNRAAGPPRTQGQTGVFPTQTTVPLP